Proteins encoded in a region of the Methylosinus trichosporium OB3b genome:
- a CDS encoding GNAT family N-acetyltransferase, translated as MNEFTIRPATCADAETIAALHVATWAEAYAALAPPEVLAPYTLEARCAQWRETLAEAPAATSVFLALREEDGAPLGFCASGAQQSAILAERGYAGQFQAIYLLKEAHRSGLGRRLMRLMAEDLRARGIEWGSLWVLRHNFSARRFYEKLGGRKIAVEGLWHGVPEVAYGWRNLSLLIDPPPAKPW; from the coding sequence ATGAACGAATTCACGATCAGACCCGCGACCTGCGCCGACGCCGAGACCATCGCCGCTCTGCATGTGGCGACCTGGGCGGAAGCGTACGCAGCTCTGGCGCCGCCCGAGGTTCTCGCCCCCTACACGCTCGAGGCGCGCTGCGCGCAATGGCGGGAGACGCTCGCCGAGGCGCCGGCGGCGACGAGCGTGTTCCTCGCGCTCCGAGAAGAGGATGGCGCGCCGCTCGGCTTTTGCGCCAGCGGCGCGCAGCAGAGCGCGATTCTCGCCGAGCGTGGCTACGCCGGCCAGTTTCAGGCGATCTATCTGTTGAAGGAAGCGCATCGGAGCGGTCTCGGGCGCAGGCTGATGCGGCTCATGGCCGAGGATTTGCGCGCCCGCGGGATCGAATGGGGGAGCCTCTGGGTGCTGCGCCATAATTTTTCGGCGCGGCGCTTCTATGAGAAGCTCGGCGGCCGCAAGATCGCCGTCGAGGGCCTCTGGCATGGCGTGCCGGAGGTCGCCTATGGCTGGCGCAATCTCAGCCTGCTGATCGATCCGCCGCCGGCGAAGCCATGGTGA
- a CDS encoding NUDIX domain-containing protein, which translates to MSETRKAPEAGMMSRLTTRLITYGALAARPLTLGVRGLVVDPENRVLLVRHTYVSGYYLPGGGVEAGETLEQALARELSEEGNIEIEGPAELRGVYLNRRVSRRDHVALFIVRAFRQSGPRAPDHEIAEAGFFALDALPEGATRATRDRLAECLGGGSVSPYW; encoded by the coding sequence ATGAGCGAGACGCGCAAGGCCCCGGAAGCCGGCATGATGAGCCGGCTGACGACCCGGCTCATCACTTATGGCGCGCTGGCGGCGCGGCCGTTGACGCTCGGCGTGCGCGGGCTCGTCGTCGACCCCGAAAACCGCGTGCTGCTGGTGCGCCACACCTATGTCTCCGGCTACTACTTGCCGGGCGGCGGCGTCGAGGCCGGCGAGACGCTGGAGCAGGCGCTGGCGCGCGAATTGTCCGAGGAAGGCAATATCGAGATCGAGGGGCCGGCCGAGCTGCGCGGCGTCTATCTCAACCGGCGCGTGTCGCGGCGCGACCATGTGGCGCTGTTCATCGTGCGCGCCTTTCGCCAGAGCGGCCCGCGCGCGCCCGACCATGAGATCGCCGAGGCGGGCTTCTTCGCCCTCGATGCGCTGCCCGAAGGGGCGACGCGCGCGACACGCGACAGGCTCGCCGAATGTCTCGGCGGAGGTTCCGTCTCGCCCTATTGGTGA
- the zapE gene encoding cell division protein ZapE, which translates to MTRRPLLARYEALVAGGALERDPAQLEALARLEALALRLSEPKPAGVGARLRALLPGGSREAPRGLYIHGLVGRGKTTLMDLFFDAVAVERKRRVHFHAFMAEVHARLLRARRASDSDPLTRVARDIAQEARVLCFDEFAVTDIADATILSRLFTALLTQGVIMVATSNVEPRRLYEGGRNRDLFLPFIALIEARLDILRLDARADFRLEKPALAEVYFTPADDSARATIDALFAELSGGARGAPMRLRVGARDLDIPVAANGVARFDFSDLCARPLGAADYFTLAESFDTIIVENAPAMTLERRNEAKRFITLVDILYEKKTRLIVSAETDAAALYAAPTGHEAQEFARTASRLVEMRSAAYLEERAPQTSISPV; encoded by the coding sequence ATGACGCGGCGCCCCCTCCTCGCCCGCTATGAGGCTCTGGTCGCCGGCGGCGCGCTCGAGCGCGATCCGGCCCAGCTCGAAGCGCTCGCCCGGCTCGAAGCGCTGGCGCTGCGGCTGTCGGAGCCGAAGCCGGCAGGCGTCGGCGCGCGGCTGCGCGCTCTGCTGCCCGGCGGCTCGCGCGAGGCGCCGCGCGGCCTCTATATTCACGGGCTCGTCGGCCGCGGCAAGACGACGCTGATGGACCTCTTCTTCGATGCGGTCGCCGTCGAGCGCAAGCGCCGCGTCCATTTCCACGCTTTCATGGCGGAGGTTCACGCCCGCCTGCTGCGCGCGCGCCGCGCCAGCGACAGCGATCCGCTGACGCGCGTCGCCCGCGACATCGCGCAGGAGGCGCGCGTCCTGTGCTTCGACGAATTCGCCGTGACCGACATCGCCGACGCGACCATTCTCTCGCGGCTCTTCACCGCGCTGCTGACGCAGGGCGTCATCATGGTGGCGACCTCGAATGTCGAGCCGCGCCGTCTCTATGAAGGCGGACGCAATCGCGATCTGTTCCTGCCCTTCATCGCGCTGATCGAAGCCCGGCTCGACATCTTGCGGCTCGATGCGCGCGCCGACTTCCGGCTGGAGAAGCCGGCGCTGGCGGAGGTCTATTTCACCCCGGCGGACGATTCCGCGCGCGCGACGATCGATGCGTTGTTCGCAGAGCTCTCCGGCGGCGCGCGCGGCGCGCCGATGCGGCTGCGCGTCGGCGCCCGCGACCTCGACATTCCTGTCGCGGCGAATGGCGTCGCCCGCTTCGATTTCTCCGACCTCTGCGCGCGCCCGCTCGGCGCCGCGGATTATTTCACGCTCGCCGAATCCTTCGACACGATCATCGTCGAGAATGCGCCGGCGATGACGCTCGAGCGGCGCAACGAGGCGAAGCGCTTCATCACGCTCGTCGACATTCTCTACGAGAAGAAGACGCGGCTCATCGTCTCGGCCGAAACCGACGCGGCGGCGCTCTACGCCGCGCCGACAGGGCACGAAGCGCAGGAATTCGCCCGCACCGCCTCGCGCCTCGTCGAGATGCGCTCGGCCGCCTATCTCGAAGAGCGCGCGCCGCAGACGTCGATCAGCCCGGTTTAG
- a CDS encoding GNAT family N-acetyltransferase, with the protein MVIRAAGPTDAETVAALNLACWRETYAGLVPEETMAEMTLEERLDHWRGAFAAERTHVLLASDAGAAAGFAAWRAHELALGGRLGRGAEISAIYLLRTAQRRGLGRALMRAMALEMREAGLKWASLTVLGGNLPARRFYEALGGRRFGRETHWRGAPQLAYGWRDLARLCAHQ; encoded by the coding sequence ATGGTGATCCGCGCCGCCGGGCCCACGGACGCCGAGACCGTCGCCGCGCTCAACCTCGCCTGCTGGCGCGAGACCTATGCCGGGCTCGTTCCCGAGGAGACGATGGCGGAGATGACGCTGGAGGAACGTCTCGACCATTGGCGCGGCGCTTTCGCGGCGGAGCGGACGCATGTGCTGCTCGCTTCCGACGCCGGCGCCGCCGCCGGCTTCGCAGCCTGGCGCGCGCATGAGCTCGCTCTCGGTGGGCGTCTCGGCCGCGGGGCGGAAATCTCGGCGATCTACCTGCTGCGGACCGCCCAACGCCGCGGCCTCGGGCGCGCGCTGATGCGGGCGATGGCGTTGGAGATGCGCGAGGCGGGGCTGAAATGGGCGAGCCTCACCGTGCTCGGCGGCAATCTGCCGGCGCGCCGCTTCTATGAAGCGCTGGGCGGTCGCCGCTTCGGCCGCGAGACCCATTGGCGCGGCGCGCCGCAGCTCGCCTATGGCTGGCGCGATCTGGCGCGGCTCTGCGCTCACCAATAG
- a CDS encoding tyrosine-protein phosphatase, with amino-acid sequence MIDLHCHLLPGLDDGAVTLDESLAMARMAAADGVGVIACTPHITPGVYDNDGATIRARVDELQSALDTAEIPIALVVGADAHIAPDFVARLRCGAIPSLNDTRYVLVEPPHHFMPPMLEEFFAGLLSSGYVPVLTHPERLSWLSRRYDVMRRLFDLGVWMQITAGALLGEFGAGPRFWAERMLRDGLGHILATDAHDSRRRPPRLRAGFEAAAGLLGEVEAANLVYWRPLAILENRDAANAAAPMISARALNPPRPHTPSFAAARR; translated from the coding sequence TTGATCGATTTGCACTGTCATCTTCTTCCCGGTCTCGACGACGGCGCCGTTACTCTCGACGAGTCTCTCGCAATGGCCCGAATGGCGGCGGCCGACGGCGTCGGCGTCATCGCCTGCACGCCGCACATCACCCCCGGCGTCTACGATAATGACGGCGCGACGATCCGCGCGCGCGTCGACGAGCTGCAGAGCGCGCTGGATACGGCCGAAATTCCGATCGCGCTCGTCGTCGGCGCGGATGCGCATATCGCCCCCGATTTCGTCGCCCGCCTGCGCTGCGGCGCGATCCCGTCGCTGAACGACACGCGTTATGTGCTGGTGGAGCCTCCGCACCATTTCATGCCTCCGATGCTCGAAGAGTTCTTCGCGGGGCTGCTGTCTTCCGGCTATGTTCCCGTGCTCACCCATCCCGAGCGACTCTCCTGGCTGTCCCGACGCTATGACGTGATGCGGCGCCTGTTCGACCTCGGCGTATGGATGCAGATCACCGCGGGCGCGCTGCTCGGCGAGTTCGGCGCCGGACCGAGATTTTGGGCGGAGCGCATGCTCCGCGACGGTCTCGGGCATATTCTCGCGACCGATGCGCATGACAGCCGGCGCCGGCCTCCCCGCCTGCGCGCGGGCTTCGAGGCGGCGGCCGGCCTTCTCGGCGAGGTGGAGGCCGCCAATCTCGTCTATTGGCGGCCACTCGCCATTCTCGAGAACCGCGACGCTGCGAATGCCGCCGCGCCGATGATCTCTGCGCGCGCGCTTAACCCTCCGCGTCCACACACTCCCTCATTCGCCGCGGCGAGGCGCTGA
- a CDS encoding ABC-F family ATP-binding cassette domain-containing protein, producing MLSIDDLTYRLGDRILFDQAGVFLPPRSRAGFVGRNGAGKTTLFRLISGDIAPESGKISLPARIKLGRVEQEAPGGPTALVDFVLAADVERAELIAREAVATDPHEIAEIHTRLVDIEAHAAPARAGAILAGLGFDAEAQQRPLSEFSGGWRMRVALAAVLFSRPELLLLDEPTNYLDLEGTLWLVDYLARYPASVVVISHDRDLLDDVATHILHLERGKLTLYKGNYSSFEKQRLEAQALAAKAGKKQEERRRELQAFVDRFRAKATKARQAQSRLKMLSRLEPVTAVVDDEVLPIHLPSPEKPLSPPIIALDKVSVGYGERIVLSRLSLSLSNDDRIGLLGSNGNGKSTFAKLLAGRLEAKGGQMVRAPKLEAGFFAQHQIDDLNDNDTPYSVFAALMPDAPEARIRARAARTGFSGARADTKVAHLSGGEKARLLLGVASFHGPHLLILDEPTNHLDIDSRAALIEAINMHEGAIVLVSHDRYLLQACADRLWLVDGGTVRAFDGDMDDYARMVLGRAGADARKERETQEEAPEKRAKTPRKDAGQARRKLAAAEERMQKLGELLARVDAALADPQAYSRNPQETSRLSQQRAELADALAGAEEQWLKLADEA from the coding sequence ATGCTCTCGATCGACGATCTCACCTACCGGCTCGGCGACCGGATCTTGTTCGACCAAGCCGGCGTCTTCCTGCCGCCCCGCTCGCGCGCGGGCTTCGTCGGCCGCAACGGCGCCGGCAAGACCACGTTGTTCCGACTCATCAGCGGCGACATCGCGCCCGAGAGCGGAAAAATCTCGCTGCCGGCGCGGATCAAGCTCGGGCGAGTCGAGCAGGAGGCGCCCGGCGGTCCGACTGCGCTCGTCGATTTCGTCCTCGCAGCGGATGTGGAGCGGGCCGAGCTCATCGCCCGCGAGGCGGTCGCGACCGATCCGCACGAGATCGCCGAGATCCATACGCGGCTCGTCGATATCGAGGCCCATGCGGCGCCGGCGCGGGCGGGCGCGATCCTCGCCGGCCTCGGCTTCGACGCCGAGGCGCAGCAGCGCCCGCTCTCGGAATTCTCGGGCGGCTGGCGCATGCGCGTCGCCCTCGCGGCGGTGTTGTTCTCACGGCCGGAGCTGTTGCTCCTCGACGAGCCGACCAATTATCTCGACCTCGAGGGCACGCTCTGGCTCGTCGACTATCTCGCGCGCTATCCGGCGAGCGTCGTCGTCATCAGCCACGATCGCGATCTGCTCGACGACGTGGCCACGCATATTCTGCATCTCGAGCGCGGCAAGCTCACGCTCTACAAGGGCAATTACAGCTCGTTCGAGAAGCAGCGGCTGGAGGCGCAGGCGCTCGCCGCCAAGGCTGGCAAGAAGCAGGAGGAGCGCCGCCGCGAGCTGCAGGCCTTCGTCGACCGCTTCCGCGCCAAGGCCACCAAGGCGCGGCAGGCGCAGTCGCGGCTCAAGATGCTCTCCAGGCTGGAGCCGGTCACGGCCGTCGTCGACGACGAGGTTCTGCCGATCCATCTGCCCTCGCCCGAAAAGCCGCTATCGCCGCCGATCATCGCGCTCGACAAGGTCTCGGTCGGCTATGGCGAACGCATCGTGCTGTCGCGACTCTCGCTCAGCCTCTCCAATGACGACCGCATCGGCCTGCTCGGATCCAACGGCAATGGCAAATCCACTTTCGCCAAGCTGCTCGCCGGCCGGCTCGAGGCCAAGGGCGGCCAGATGGTGCGCGCGCCCAAGCTCGAAGCCGGCTTCTTCGCCCAGCATCAGATCGACGATCTGAACGACAACGACACGCCCTATTCCGTCTTCGCCGCCTTGATGCCGGACGCGCCCGAGGCGCGGATTCGCGCGCGAGCGGCGCGGACCGGCTTTTCCGGCGCACGCGCCGACACCAAGGTCGCGCATCTCTCCGGCGGCGAGAAGGCCCGGCTGCTGCTCGGCGTCGCCTCCTTCCACGGGCCGCATCTGCTCATTCTCGACGAGCCGACCAACCATCTCGACATCGACAGCAGAGCCGCGCTGATCGAGGCGATCAACATGCATGAGGGGGCGATCGTGCTGGTCTCGCACGACCGCTATCTGCTGCAGGCCTGCGCCGATCGTCTGTGGCTCGTCGACGGGGGAACGGTGCGCGCCTTCGACGGCGACATGGACGATTATGCGCGCATGGTGCTCGGCCGCGCCGGCGCCGACGCCCGCAAGGAGCGCGAGACGCAGGAGGAGGCGCCGGAGAAGCGCGCGAAAACGCCGCGCAAGGACGCGGGCCAGGCGCGCCGCAAGCTCGCCGCCGCCGAGGAGCGCATGCAGAAGCTAGGCGAGCTATTGGCGCGCGTCGACGCCGCCCTCGCCGATCCGCAGGCCTATTCACGCAATCCGCAAGAGACGAGCCGGCTCTCGCAGCAGCGCGCCGAGCTCGCCGACGCTCTGGCCGGCGCCGAGGAGCAATGGCTGAAGCTCGCCGACGAGGCGTAG
- a CDS encoding GNAT family N-acetyltransferase, whose amino-acid sequence MNSIVRLDHPSGKAHGAIHDNVELDRFELDFDEGTAVAYYRLTQDAIVFVHTYTPEPLRGRGAASQLVRGALEWARARGLKVVPECSFVAEYIIRHPEYADLLAAPRASA is encoded by the coding sequence ATGAATTCGATCGTCCGTCTGGACCACCCGAGCGGCAAGGCGCATGGCGCCATTCACGACAATGTCGAGCTCGATCGCTTCGAGCTCGATTTCGACGAAGGCACCGCCGTCGCCTATTATCGGCTGACGCAGGACGCGATCGTCTTCGTCCACACCTACACGCCGGAACCGCTGCGCGGTCGGGGAGCCGCTTCGCAGCTCGTCCGCGGCGCGCTGGAATGGGCGCGGGCGCGCGGCCTGAAGGTCGTTCCCGAATGCTCCTTCGTCGCCGAATATATCATCCGTCATCCCGAATACGCCGATCTTCTGGCGGCGCCGCGCGCGTCAGCCTGA
- a CDS encoding GNAT family N-acetyltransferase, whose translation MIDLVIRFSPQTPADAPAIEKLEERAFGPGRYARTAYRLREGSPPDLALSFVAHVGTLLVGANRMTEILIDSAPALLLGPLTVEPAFRSQGLGEALVKKSLDAAREAGHGLVLLVGDLDYYARLGFARVPRGQIMMPGPVDPERLLCCELRAGALATASGRMRRL comes from the coding sequence ATGATCGATCTCGTCATCCGCTTCTCGCCGCAGACGCCGGCCGACGCGCCCGCCATCGAAAAGCTCGAGGAGCGGGCCTTCGGGCCGGGACGCTATGCGCGCACCGCCTATCGTCTGCGCGAGGGCTCCCCGCCCGATCTCGCTCTCTCCTTCGTCGCCCATGTCGGCACGCTGCTGGTCGGCGCCAATCGCATGACCGAGATTTTGATCGACAGCGCCCCTGCCCTGCTGCTCGGGCCGCTGACGGTCGAGCCGGCCTTCCGCTCGCAAGGGCTCGGCGAGGCGCTGGTGAAGAAATCGCTCGATGCGGCGCGGGAGGCCGGGCATGGGCTCGTACTGCTCGTCGGCGATCTCGATTATTACGCCCGCCTCGGCTTCGCCCGCGTGCCGCGCGGCCAGATCATGATGCCCGGCCCCGTCGATCCCGAGCGCCTGCTCTGCTGCGAATTGCGCGCTGGCGCGCTCGCGACGGCGAGCGGCCGGATGCGCCGGCTGTGA
- a CDS encoding GumC family protein — MSLVGAPKDDGSAMTPAPTAAFRPPAAPSQAPPASFEAPKSIQDNEGFHFVLKIFGLLVKHRALVGVICVLFGLGGLVVTYLSPRVYTAVTTIQIDREAAKVLRTQDLTMDHGHDPQFYTTQYELLKSRALAERVVSALALADDAEFLRPKKTLIVRIFGEGSAAEKERGDAERRRAQASAAVRAGAQIQPVPGSRIVKVLFNAATPALAQRIADGLADNFVAMTLDRRFNASAYARSFLEEKLAQLKLKLEESERMVVAYAQKEGIVNVDEKLSVAGANLRSLNDSLSAVTAERIRKQELWSQAQSSHSNGLQQLLDDRLIQMAREKRAQLMADYQDKLRLVKPEYPEMVQLRAQIAEYDRQIKSQAELVKHSIKSQFEAAREQEASFQKKIEQLKDEVLDLRNRSIQYNILQREVDTNRSLYDGLLQQYKEVGVSGGVATNNVQIIDRAEAPISPSSPSLMLNLGLGLALGLLCSAAAIGFLEFFDDTFIVPEQVENTLGLAVLGVIPMMKNRLDDKSIARQVVDEPHSAIAEAFRSLRTTLQFSTAAGLPRVLAVVSSQPNEGKSFTSMCLAANCAQLGMRVLLIDADLRKASLHKALGVDNDRGLSDILDGRCLPSEAMREDALQGVTFIASGPLPSNPAELLAGPAFIALLEQSSTSFDLIIIDSPPVVGLADAPLLGSLVQGALLVIDSSRTRRRTVQAAVRRLAFARTNVLGVLLNKFDATKAGHSYGYGYGYGYGYGYGYGYGYGGPDYYSYGKRPSTPLPPPSSSSEV; from the coding sequence ATGAGTCTGGTCGGCGCTCCCAAGGACGATGGGTCGGCGATGACGCCGGCGCCCACCGCGGCGTTCCGTCCGCCGGCCGCGCCGTCGCAGGCTCCGCCGGCGTCGTTCGAGGCTCCCAAGAGCATTCAGGACAACGAGGGATTTCATTTCGTCCTGAAGATCTTCGGCCTGTTGGTGAAGCATCGCGCGCTGGTCGGCGTCATTTGCGTGTTGTTCGGCCTCGGCGGCCTCGTCGTCACCTATTTGTCGCCGCGCGTCTACACGGCGGTGACCACGATCCAGATCGATCGCGAGGCGGCCAAGGTGCTGCGCACGCAGGATCTGACGATGGATCATGGCCATGATCCGCAATTCTACACGACGCAATACGAGCTGCTGAAGAGCCGCGCGCTCGCCGAGCGCGTGGTCTCGGCGCTGGCGCTCGCCGACGACGCGGAATTCCTGCGGCCGAAGAAGACGTTGATCGTGCGAATTTTCGGCGAAGGCTCCGCGGCCGAGAAGGAGCGCGGCGACGCCGAGCGGCGGAGGGCGCAGGCGTCCGCCGCAGTGCGCGCCGGCGCGCAGATCCAGCCCGTGCCCGGCTCGCGCATCGTGAAGGTTCTCTTCAACGCCGCCACTCCGGCGCTGGCGCAGCGCATCGCCGACGGGCTTGCCGATAATTTCGTGGCGATGACGCTCGACCGCCGCTTCAACGCCTCCGCCTATGCGCGTTCTTTCCTGGAGGAGAAGCTGGCGCAATTGAAGCTGAAGCTCGAAGAATCCGAGCGCATGGTGGTCGCTTACGCGCAGAAGGAAGGCATCGTCAATGTCGACGAGAAGCTGTCCGTCGCCGGCGCCAATCTGAGGTCGCTCAACGACTCTCTCTCCGCCGTCACCGCCGAGCGCATTCGCAAGCAGGAGCTCTGGAGCCAAGCGCAGTCGAGCCATTCGAACGGCCTGCAGCAGCTGCTCGACGACCGTCTGATCCAGATGGCGCGCGAGAAGCGCGCGCAGCTGATGGCCGATTATCAGGACAAGCTGCGGCTGGTGAAGCCCGAATATCCAGAGATGGTGCAGCTGCGCGCGCAGATCGCCGAATACGACCGGCAGATCAAGTCGCAGGCCGAGCTCGTCAAGCATTCGATCAAGAGCCAGTTCGAGGCGGCGCGCGAGCAGGAGGCCTCGTTTCAAAAGAAGATCGAGCAGCTGAAGGACGAGGTGCTCGATCTGCGCAATCGCAGCATCCAATATAATATTCTGCAGCGCGAGGTGGACACCAACCGTTCACTGTACGACGGGCTGCTGCAGCAATATAAGGAGGTCGGCGTCAGCGGCGGCGTCGCCACCAACAATGTGCAGATCATCGATCGAGCCGAGGCGCCGATCAGTCCGTCGAGTCCGAGCCTCATGCTCAATCTCGGTCTCGGCCTCGCGCTCGGCCTGCTGTGCTCCGCGGCGGCGATCGGCTTCCTCGAATTCTTCGACGACACCTTCATCGTGCCCGAGCAGGTCGAGAACACGCTCGGACTTGCGGTGCTCGGCGTCATTCCGATGATGAAGAACCGTCTCGACGACAAGTCGATCGCGCGTCAGGTCGTCGACGAGCCGCATTCGGCCATCGCCGAGGCGTTCCGCTCGCTGCGCACGACGCTGCAGTTCTCGACCGCCGCCGGCCTGCCGAGGGTGCTGGCCGTCGTGAGCTCGCAACCCAATGAAGGCAAGTCGTTCACCAGCATGTGCCTCGCGGCCAATTGCGCGCAGCTCGGCATGCGCGTGCTGCTGATCGACGCCGACCTGCGCAAGGCGTCGCTGCACAAGGCGCTCGGCGTCGACAATGACCGCGGGCTCTCCGACATTCTGGACGGTCGCTGCCTCCCCTCCGAAGCGATGCGCGAGGACGCGCTGCAGGGCGTCACCTTCATCGCCTCGGGGCCGCTGCCGTCCAATCCGGCCGAGCTGCTCGCGGGTCCCGCCTTTATCGCGCTGCTGGAGCAGTCGTCGACGAGCTTCGATCTCATCATCATCGACAGCCCGCCGGTGGTCGGCCTCGCCGATGCGCCATTGCTCGGCAGTCTCGTGCAGGGCGCGCTACTCGTCATCGACTCGAGCCGCACGCGCCGCCGCACGGTGCAGGCGGCCGTGCGCCGCCTCGCTTTCGCGCGCACCAATGTGCTCGGCGTGCTGCTCAACAAGTTCGACGCGACCAAGGCCGGACATTCCTATGGCTATGGATACGGCTATGGTTACGGATATGGCTATGGCTATGGATATGGCTATGGCGGCCCGGATTATTACAGCTATGGCAAACGGCCATCGACGCCTCTTCCGCCGCCGTCGTCGTCGTCCGAGGTTTGA
- a CDS encoding polysaccharide biosynthesis/export family protein has protein sequence MWRVVTGQGLRGLATAMAALATAGCYGGGMGSDRAGASLPVADSVKAGAAFVENEYRIAPQDTLEITVYQFPNLSRIVQVDGAGRVSLPLVGTVVAAGRTVADLEAELARRLGAKYIQSPQVSVLVKESVGARVTVDGAVRVPGVYTLKGRTSLIQALALAQGISDVGDSTITLTRISDGRQVSARIDVDAIREGRAADPQVFGGDTVVVDESASRTGLQVLKNTVPAAIGLGVRAVP, from the coding sequence ATGTGGCGGGTCGTGACGGGACAGGGGCTTCGCGGGCTCGCAACGGCGATGGCCGCTCTGGCGACCGCCGGCTGCTATGGCGGCGGAATGGGTTCCGATCGCGCCGGCGCGAGCCTGCCTGTGGCGGACAGCGTCAAGGCCGGCGCCGCCTTCGTCGAGAATGAATATCGCATCGCTCCGCAGGATACGCTGGAGATCACCGTCTACCAGTTCCCAAATCTCAGCCGCATCGTGCAGGTGGATGGAGCAGGGCGCGTGTCGCTGCCGCTCGTCGGAACAGTCGTCGCCGCCGGCCGCACGGTGGCGGATCTCGAGGCGGAGCTCGCGCGCCGGCTCGGAGCCAAATATATTCAGTCGCCGCAAGTTTCGGTTCTCGTGAAAGAATCGGTCGGCGCGCGCGTCACTGTCGACGGCGCGGTTCGCGTGCCCGGCGTCTATACGCTGAAAGGCCGCACCTCCTTGATTCAGGCGCTGGCGCTCGCTCAGGGCATCAGCGATGTCGGCGACTCGACGATCACGCTGACGCGCATATCGGACGGACGGCAGGTGAGCGCCCGCATCGATGTCGACGCGATCCGGGAGGGGCGCGCCGCCGATCCGCAGGTGTTCGGCGGAGACACGGTCGTCGTCGACGAATCCGCCTCGCGCACCGGGCTGCAGGTGCTCAAGAACACCGTGCCCGCGGCGATCGGCCTCGGCGTCCGAGCCGTTCCGTAG
- the mbfA gene encoding iron exporter MbfA — MKSLSELTEREILAVAIASEEEDGRIYLSFAEDLADRYPASAKVFEEMAEQEAGHRHALLALYQKRFGPNLPPIRREDVKGFLRRRPIWLTRNLPLDTVRKEAEVMEYESAHFYQKAAERASDVGVRKLLGDLAAAEQGHESLAVRLGATILTPGARSDEDVAYRRFFILQYVQPGLAGLMDGSVSTLAPLFAAAFATQNNWETFLVGLAASIGAGVSMGFAEALSDDGSLTGRGSPLLRGGVSGLMTALGGLGHTLPYLVPDTIPDHFKIATSIAAAVVFVELWAIAFIRARYMDTPFLQAVFQIVLGGAIVLAAGVLIGGA; from the coding sequence TTGAAATCTCTCTCCGAACTCACCGAGCGCGAGATTCTCGCCGTGGCGATCGCCTCGGAGGAGGAGGACGGCCGCATCTATCTGAGCTTCGCCGAGGATCTCGCCGATCGCTATCCGGCCTCGGCCAAGGTGTTCGAGGAGATGGCCGAGCAGGAGGCGGGGCACCGCCATGCGCTGCTCGCCCTCTATCAGAAGCGTTTCGGCCCCAATCTTCCGCCGATCCGTCGCGAGGATGTGAAGGGCTTTCTGCGCCGCCGGCCGATCTGGCTCACGCGCAATCTGCCGCTCGACACTGTCCGCAAGGAAGCGGAAGTGATGGAATATGAGAGCGCGCATTTCTACCAGAAGGCGGCCGAGCGGGCGAGCGACGTCGGCGTGCGCAAGCTGCTCGGCGATCTCGCCGCGGCCGAGCAAGGCCATGAATCGCTCGCCGTGCGCCTCGGCGCCACCATTCTGACGCCTGGCGCGCGCAGCGACGAGGATGTCGCCTATCGCCGCTTCTTCATCCTGCAATATGTGCAGCCGGGGCTCGCCGGGCTGATGGACGGCTCGGTCTCGACGCTCGCGCCTCTGTTCGCCGCCGCTTTCGCGACGCAGAACAATTGGGAGACCTTTCTGGTCGGCCTCGCCGCCTCGATCGGCGCCGGCGTCAGCATGGGCTTCGCCGAGGCGCTGTCGGACGACGGCTCGCTCACCGGGCGCGGCTCGCCGCTTCTGCGCGGCGGCGTCAGCGGGCTGATGACCGCGCTCGGCGGCCTCGGCCATACGCTGCCCTATCTCGTGCCGGACACGATCCCCGACCATTTCAAGATCGCCACCAGCATCGCCGCCGCCGTGGTGTTCGTCGAGCTGTGGGCGATCGCCTTCATTCGCGCCCGCTATATGGACACGCCGTTCTTGCAGGCGGTGTTTCAGATCGTGCTCGGAGGCGCCATCGTGCTCGCCGCCGGGGTGCTGATCGGCGGCGCCTGA